The following are encoded in a window of Mycobacteroides chelonae CCUG 47445 genomic DNA:
- the leuS gene encoding leucine--tRNA ligase: MTEAQQDATDTPEHRYTAQLAGQIERRWQQSWADRGTFHVPNPVGSLAPTDGTPIPADKMFVQDMFPYPSGDGLHVGHPLGYIATDVYARFHRMRGANVLHALGFDAFGLPAEQYAVQTGTHPRVRTEANIVNYKRQLGRLGLGHDSRRSFATTDVDFYKWTQWIFLQIYNAWYDVEAQRARRIDELVAEFDSGARTPADGTVWGELSDGARADLIDSYRLVYQSDSVVNWCPGLGTVLANEEVTSDGRSERGNFPVFRKRLRQWMMRITAYSDRLIDDLEFLDWPDKVKTMQRNWIGRSQGASVLFAVPGAGDIEVFTTRPDTLFGATYMVLAPEHPLVDALTGDTWPEGTDERWTGGQDSPRAAIEQYRRSIAAKSDLERQENKEKTGVFTGAYATNPVSGKPVPVFIADYVLFGYGTGAIMAVPGHDQRDWDFAHAFGLPVQQVISGGDITEAAYTGDGALVNSDYLNGLDIAAAKTEVTRRLVQDGRGEPRIEYKLRDWLFARQRYWGEPFPIVYGEDGRPRALGEGALPVELPEVEDYAPVSFDPDDASSVPSPPLSKATDWVNVELDLGDGLKRYTRDTNVMPQWAGSSWYELRYADPDNADAFCDKENEAYWLGPRPAEHGPDDPGGVDLYVGGMEHAVLHLLYSRFWHKVLYDLGHVSSREPYRRLLNQGYIQAYAYTDARGMYVPAAEVVEENGTFFWPGPDGKVEVKQEFGKIGKSLKNSISPDDICDNYGADTLRVYEMSMGPLELSRPWATKDVVGAHRFLQRVWRVVVDEETGKIRVTEDDLTSEDTLRALHKTIAGVTEDYAALRNNTAAAKLIEYTNHLTKEYPEGAPRAAVEPLVLLLAPLAPHLAEELWSQLGRDETLAHGPFPGFDERWLVADTVEYPIQVNGKVRGRITVAADAPAADIEAAALAEEKVLEFLAGVTPKKVIVVPGRMVNLVV, from the coding sequence GTGACTGAAGCCCAGCAAGACGCCACCGATACCCCCGAGCATCGCTACACCGCGCAGCTCGCCGGGCAGATCGAGCGTCGTTGGCAACAGAGCTGGGCCGACCGCGGCACGTTCCACGTCCCGAATCCTGTGGGCTCACTCGCGCCGACCGATGGCACGCCGATTCCCGCTGACAAGATGTTTGTGCAGGACATGTTCCCGTATCCCTCGGGTGACGGGCTGCACGTCGGACATCCGCTGGGTTATATCGCGACGGACGTATATGCCCGCTTCCACCGGATGCGCGGCGCCAACGTGCTGCACGCGCTCGGGTTCGACGCGTTCGGTCTGCCCGCCGAGCAGTACGCGGTGCAGACCGGCACCCACCCGCGGGTCCGTACCGAGGCCAACATCGTCAACTACAAGCGGCAGCTTGGGCGGCTCGGATTGGGCCACGACTCGCGCCGCAGCTTCGCGACGACCGACGTCGACTTCTACAAGTGGACACAGTGGATTTTCCTGCAGATCTACAACGCCTGGTACGACGTCGAGGCCCAACGTGCCCGCCGGATCGATGAGCTGGTGGCCGAGTTCGATTCCGGTGCGCGTACGCCGGCCGACGGCACGGTGTGGGGGGAGCTGAGCGACGGCGCGCGTGCCGATCTGATTGACTCGTATCGTCTGGTTTACCAATCGGATTCGGTGGTCAACTGGTGTCCGGGACTGGGTACCGTGCTGGCCAATGAGGAGGTCACCTCGGACGGTCGCAGCGAGCGCGGTAACTTTCCGGTCTTCCGTAAGCGGTTGCGGCAGTGGATGATGCGGATCACCGCGTACTCCGACAGGCTGATCGACGATCTTGAATTCCTGGATTGGCCCGACAAGGTCAAGACCATGCAGCGCAACTGGATCGGTCGATCGCAGGGCGCGTCGGTGTTGTTCGCCGTCCCCGGTGCGGGCGATATCGAGGTGTTCACCACCCGGCCCGACACGCTTTTCGGCGCCACCTACATGGTGCTGGCGCCCGAGCATCCGCTGGTCGACGCGCTGACCGGTGACACCTGGCCGGAGGGAACGGACGAGCGCTGGACCGGCGGGCAGGATTCGCCGCGCGCGGCGATCGAGCAGTATCGCCGCTCCATCGCCGCCAAGAGCGACCTGGAACGTCAAGAGAACAAAGAGAAGACGGGTGTATTCACCGGCGCGTACGCCACCAACCCGGTAAGCGGCAAGCCAGTGCCGGTCTTCATCGCCGACTATGTGCTGTTCGGTTACGGCACCGGGGCCATCATGGCGGTGCCCGGCCATGACCAGCGTGACTGGGACTTCGCGCATGCGTTCGGTTTGCCTGTGCAGCAGGTCATTTCCGGTGGCGATATCACCGAGGCCGCGTACACGGGCGACGGTGCGCTGGTGAACTCCGATTACCTGAATGGGTTGGATATCGCCGCTGCCAAGACCGAGGTGACGCGTCGGCTGGTGCAGGACGGCCGCGGTGAACCGCGCATCGAATACAAGCTTCGCGATTGGCTTTTCGCACGCCAGCGCTATTGGGGCGAGCCGTTCCCGATCGTCTACGGCGAGGACGGGCGACCTCGCGCGCTGGGTGAGGGTGCGCTCCCCGTCGAGCTGCCGGAGGTCGAGGACTACGCACCGGTGTCCTTCGATCCCGATGACGCATCGAGCGTGCCGTCGCCGCCGCTGTCGAAGGCCACCGATTGGGTCAACGTTGAGCTGGATCTGGGCGATGGACTCAAGCGGTACACGCGCGACACCAACGTGATGCCGCAGTGGGCGGGTAGCTCGTGGTACGAGCTGCGCTACGCCGACCCCGATAATGCGGATGCGTTCTGCGACAAGGAGAACGAGGCCTACTGGCTGGGCCCGCGCCCGGCCGAGCACGGCCCGGATGATCCCGGGGGCGTTGACCTGTATGTCGGCGGCATGGAGCACGCCGTGCTGCACCTGCTGTACTCGAGGTTCTGGCACAAGGTTCTCTACGACCTCGGACATGTCAGCTCCCGCGAGCCGTACCGGCGGTTGCTCAACCAGGGCTACATCCAGGCGTACGCCTATACGGATGCGCGCGGTATGTACGTGCCCGCCGCCGAGGTGGTCGAGGAGAACGGAACGTTCTTCTGGCCCGGTCCCGACGGGAAAGTCGAGGTGAAGCAGGAGTTCGGCAAGATCGGCAAGAGCCTCAAGAACTCGATCTCGCCGGACGACATCTGTGACAACTACGGTGCGGACACCCTGCGGGTGTATGAGATGTCCATGGGCCCACTGGAGTTGTCGCGGCCGTGGGCAACAAAGGATGTCGTTGGCGCGCACCGGTTCCTGCAGCGGGTGTGGCGCGTGGTGGTCGACGAGGAGACCGGCAAGATCCGTGTCACCGAAGACGACTTGACGAGCGAGGACACGCTGCGGGCGTTGCACAAGACGATCGCCGGTGTCACCGAAGACTATGCGGCCCTGCGCAATAACACCGCAGCGGCCAAGTTGATCGAGTACACCAACCACCTCACCAAGGAGTACCCGGAGGGTGCCCCGCGGGCCGCGGTGGAACCGCTGGTGCTGCTACTGGCTCCGCTGGCGCCGCACCTGGCCGAGGAGCTGTGGAGCCAGCTCGGACGCGATGAGACCCTGGCTCACGGCCCCTTCCCGGGATTCGATGAGCGATGGCTGGTGGCCGACACCGTCGAATACCCGATTCAGGTCAACGGCAAGGTGCGCGGCCGGATCACGGTGGCTGCCGATGCACCGGCGGCCGATATCGAGGCGGCGGCCCTTGCCGAGGAGAAGGTGCTGGAGTTCCTGGCGGGCGTTACCCCGAAGAAGGTCATCGTGGTGCCCGGGCGCATGGTGAATCTGGTCGTCTAG
- the pdhA gene encoding pyruvate dehydrogenase (acetyl-transferring) E1 component subunit alpha: METIQLLDPEGNRVEDPAYGPLVADIDDQQLLALYEDMVVVRRIDTEATALQRQGELALWAPLLGQEAAQVGSARALASDDFAFTSFREHGVAYCRGVEPTAMLQFWRGSTQSGWNPRDHNVTAPAIIVGAQSLHATGYAMGVKFDGADSAVIAYFGDGATSQGDVSEAFAFASSFGAPVVFFCQNNQWAISEPVRVQSHLPLAARGTGFGVPGIQVDGNDVLAVMAVTRAALRRAREGSGPTLVEAVTYRMGPHTTSDDPTKYRNSAELEEWRAKDPLSRVEKYLERLGMLTDSEKQRVVAKADAVAAEMRAGCLGTIEPTAADMFNHVYAEPHSLVAAERRDYLEYLAGFEDEGIAS; the protein is encoded by the coding sequence ATGGAAACCATCCAGCTCCTGGATCCGGAAGGCAACCGGGTCGAGGATCCGGCGTACGGGCCGCTGGTCGCGGATATCGACGACCAGCAGCTTCTCGCGCTGTATGAGGACATGGTGGTGGTCCGCCGCATCGACACCGAGGCCACGGCGTTGCAGCGTCAGGGTGAGCTCGCGCTCTGGGCGCCGCTGCTGGGTCAGGAGGCCGCTCAGGTCGGCTCCGCGCGTGCGCTGGCATCCGATGACTTCGCCTTTACCAGTTTTCGTGAGCACGGCGTCGCCTACTGTCGCGGTGTCGAACCCACCGCCATGCTCCAATTCTGGCGCGGCTCAACACAGTCCGGCTGGAATCCGCGTGACCACAACGTCACCGCACCCGCGATCATCGTCGGAGCGCAGTCGCTGCACGCCACCGGATATGCGATGGGTGTCAAGTTCGACGGAGCCGATTCCGCGGTCATCGCGTACTTCGGCGATGGGGCGACCAGTCAGGGCGACGTGTCGGAGGCTTTCGCCTTCGCATCGAGTTTCGGTGCGCCCGTGGTCTTCTTCTGTCAGAACAACCAGTGGGCCATCAGCGAGCCGGTGCGGGTGCAAAGCCATCTGCCGCTGGCCGCGCGCGGCACCGGATTCGGTGTGCCGGGAATCCAGGTGGATGGCAACGACGTGCTCGCGGTGATGGCGGTGACCCGTGCGGCCCTGCGGCGCGCGCGTGAGGGTAGCGGGCCCACCCTCGTCGAAGCGGTCACCTACAGGATGGGGCCGCACACCACCTCCGATGATCCGACCAAGTACCGCAATTCCGCGGAGCTTGAGGAATGGCGTGCCAAAGACCCGCTGTCGCGGGTGGAGAAGTACTTGGAAAGACTTGGCATGCTGACAGATTCGGAGAAGCAGCGCGTCGTGGCCAAGGCCGACGCGGTGGCCGCCGAAATGCGCGCGGGATGTCTCGGCACCATCGAGCCGACGGCCGCCGACATGTTCAATCACGTGTACGCAGAACCGCATTCGCTTGTCGCTGCGGAACGGCGCGACTATTTGGAATATCTTGCGGGCTTTGAGGATGAAGGGATCGCATCATGA
- a CDS encoding DUF4393 domain-containing protein, which produces MTDNTPVPAHNNRELRPDRVVQGVAMLAAKTWWRGVKWSADIATTTGTKIIDDVRAGRSATDIALSATEHVLGAVRDALQLPANDSAGLTLAKPQRPAPSRVTIDITESGSADCDELRRRGAELLRRSADVTDVEDTHPAYARIINQLAPDEARILRFLAAHGAQPVVDVRTSRPFDVGSEMIAEGLSMVAERSGCRYTDRNNAYTNNLVRLGLVRASPESVAAERYQVLEVQPDVVAACRRAGRAHKTVRRSIHLTPFGEDFCRAVIPSDPSVGDDL; this is translated from the coding sequence ATGACCGATAACACGCCCGTTCCCGCGCACAACAATCGTGAGCTCCGGCCCGATCGCGTGGTCCAAGGGGTCGCGATGCTGGCCGCGAAAACCTGGTGGCGCGGGGTGAAGTGGTCGGCCGATATCGCCACCACCACCGGCACCAAGATCATCGACGACGTGCGCGCGGGCCGCTCGGCCACCGACATAGCCCTGTCGGCCACCGAGCATGTGCTGGGCGCCGTCCGCGACGCGCTGCAGCTGCCGGCCAACGATTCCGCAGGGCTCACCCTCGCCAAGCCGCAACGGCCCGCCCCGTCACGGGTCACCATCGACATCACCGAGTCCGGCTCCGCCGACTGCGATGAACTGCGCCGACGCGGTGCCGAATTGCTGCGGCGTTCAGCCGATGTCACCGACGTAGAGGACACCCATCCTGCCTACGCCCGGATTATCAATCAGCTGGCACCCGATGAGGCGCGCATCCTGCGGTTCCTGGCCGCGCACGGCGCGCAACCGGTGGTGGACGTCCGCACCAGCCGCCCGTTCGACGTCGGCTCGGAGATGATCGCCGAGGGTCTCTCGATGGTGGCCGAGCGCTCCGGCTGCCGCTACACCGACCGCAACAACGCCTACACCAACAACCTGGTACGGCTCGGCCTGGTCCGGGCGTCTCCGGAATCAGTTGCTGCCGAGCGTTATCAAGTGTTGGAGGTGCAGCCGGACGTGGTGGCGGCCTGCCGCCGCGCGGGCCGCGCGCATAAGACCGTTCGCCGCAGCATCCACCTGACGCCGTTCGGTGAGGACTTCTGCCGGGCGGTCATCCCATCCGATCCGTCGGTGGGCGACGACCTGTAG
- a CDS encoding SDR family oxidoreductase, with amino-acid sequence MPLALITGASGGLGAAIARALAPTHALLLGGRPSPRLDALADELQATAWPVDLGDESALLAATAGIDALDVLVHNAGVSYPATITDSQLADWRKTFDVNVLAPVALTKALLPALRAAQGDVVFVNSGAGINAHPGIGSYSASKFALRGVADVLRAEEPQLRVTSVHPGRISTPMQQELTEHEGRVYNPDEYMRPESVAQLIVDAVRLPRDARVHQIVVRQN; translated from the coding sequence ATGCCCCTCGCTCTCATCACCGGCGCAAGCGGCGGTCTCGGTGCTGCCATCGCACGTGCCCTGGCCCCCACCCATGCACTCCTGCTGGGAGGCCGCCCGTCCCCGCGACTGGATGCACTGGCCGATGAACTGCAGGCCACCGCATGGCCGGTGGACCTGGGCGATGAGAGCGCACTGCTGGCGGCCACCGCCGGCATCGACGCACTCGATGTGCTGGTGCACAACGCCGGGGTGTCCTATCCGGCGACGATCACCGACTCGCAGTTGGCCGACTGGCGTAAGACCTTTGATGTCAACGTCTTAGCGCCGGTGGCACTGACCAAGGCCCTGCTTCCCGCTCTCCGCGCGGCACAGGGTGACGTGGTGTTCGTCAACTCCGGAGCTGGGATCAACGCACACCCGGGCATCGGCTCGTACTCGGCGAGCAAGTTCGCACTGCGCGGCGTGGCCGATGTGCTGCGGGCAGAGGAGCCACAGCTGCGGGTGACCTCGGTGCATCCCGGCCGGATCAGCACCCCGATGCAGCAGGAACTCACCGAACATGAAGGGCGCGTCTACAACCCGGATGAGTACATGCGTCCCGAGTCCGTCGCGCAGCTGATCGTCGATGCCGTGCGGCTGCCGCGCGACGCTCGGGTGCACCAAATTGTGGTGCGCCAGAACTAG
- a CDS encoding YqgE/AlgH family protein, producing MAHGDEPDEGEAYGEGYMAPPAHRLRAGTLLVANTNLFEPTFRRSVIFIVEHNDGGTLGVVLNRPSETAVYNVLPQWAKLAVKPKTMFIGGPVKRDAALCLATLRAGVSIDGAKGLRHVAGRMAMVDLDAEPEDIAPLVEGIRVFAGYSGWTIGQLEGEVERDDWIVLSALPSDVLTDASGDLWAKVLRRQPLPLSLLATHPIDVSRN from the coding sequence GTGGCGCACGGGGACGAGCCCGATGAGGGCGAGGCATATGGCGAGGGTTATATGGCGCCGCCCGCACACCGTCTGCGGGCGGGCACCTTGCTGGTCGCCAACACCAATCTGTTTGAGCCCACGTTTCGGCGCAGCGTGATCTTCATCGTGGAGCACAACGACGGTGGCACCTTGGGCGTGGTGCTCAACCGCCCGAGCGAAACCGCCGTGTACAACGTGCTGCCGCAATGGGCCAAGCTCGCCGTCAAGCCGAAGACGATGTTCATTGGCGGGCCGGTCAAACGCGATGCGGCCCTGTGCCTGGCGACCCTGCGGGCCGGTGTCAGCATCGACGGTGCGAAGGGTCTGCGTCACGTGGCGGGCCGCATGGCCATGGTTGATCTGGATGCCGAGCCCGAAGACATCGCCCCGCTGGTGGAGGGCATCCGGGTCTTCGCGGGCTATTCGGGGTGGACGATCGGTCAGCTCGAGGGTGAAGTCGAGCGCGACGACTGGATCGTGTTGTCCGCGCTGCCGTCCGATGTGCTCACCGATGCGAGTGGTGACCTGTGGGCGAAGGTGCTGCGTCGTCAGCCGCTGCCGTTGTCGCTGTTGGCGACGCACCCCATCGACGTGAGCCGAAACTAG
- the ggh gene encoding glucosylglycerate hydrolase, whose translation MPSHPMFTPTQLAARAAYLLRGNDRGTMTSAAPKLYPHMWSWDAAFVAVGLAPLSVERAVTELDTLLSAQWANGMIPHIVFANGVDGYFPGPARWRTSELAVNAPSNYQTSGITQPPVHAIAVQRILDHARRRGRSARGIAEAFLDRRWADLMRWHRWLAESRDQNQHGRITLYHGWESGMDNSPRWDGAYANVVPGELPPYVREDTAIITDASQRPKDAEYDVYLWLLEEMKSVGYDDARLPDVMSFVMEDVFVSAIFAVACEVLATIGEEHARPRADVRELHGWAERFRAGVIDTTEERTGAARDFDVKTGKWVATDTVAMFAPLLSGGLPRPQELALLRLLEGPRFCGHPDLRYALVPSTSPVSRDFRPREYWRGPVWPVLTWLFCWAFERRGWSERAFLLRQEGLRQAGDGSFAEYYEPFTGAPLGSMQQSWTAAAVLDWLG comes from the coding sequence ATGCCGTCCCACCCGATGTTCACCCCCACGCAGTTGGCCGCACGTGCGGCATACCTGCTGAGGGGAAATGACAGGGGGACGATGACCAGTGCCGCCCCCAAGTTGTACCCACATATGTGGAGCTGGGACGCGGCTTTCGTGGCGGTCGGCCTGGCGCCGCTGAGTGTCGAGCGCGCCGTCACCGAATTGGACACTCTGCTTTCCGCGCAATGGGCCAACGGGATGATCCCGCACATCGTCTTCGCCAACGGGGTCGACGGCTACTTTCCCGGACCCGCGCGTTGGCGCACCTCGGAACTGGCGGTGAACGCGCCGTCGAACTACCAGACATCGGGCATCACCCAGCCGCCGGTGCATGCCATAGCGGTGCAACGCATCTTGGATCACGCGCGCCGCCGTGGCCGGAGTGCGCGCGGTATCGCGGAAGCCTTCCTGGACCGGCGCTGGGCAGACCTCATGCGGTGGCATCGGTGGCTCGCCGAGTCCCGCGATCAGAACCAGCACGGGCGCATCACCCTCTATCACGGGTGGGAATCGGGAATGGACAACTCGCCGCGCTGGGATGGCGCGTACGCCAATGTTGTTCCCGGAGAGCTGCCGCCGTATGTGCGGGAGGACACCGCAATCATCACCGACGCCTCGCAGCGCCCCAAGGACGCCGAGTATGACGTCTATCTGTGGCTGCTGGAAGAGATGAAGTCGGTGGGGTACGACGACGCCCGGTTGCCGGACGTCATGAGTTTCGTCATGGAAGATGTGTTCGTCTCGGCAATCTTCGCGGTGGCCTGCGAGGTACTGGCCACTATTGGTGAGGAGCACGCGCGCCCGCGAGCCGATGTGCGTGAGCTGCACGGTTGGGCCGAGCGGTTCCGTGCCGGGGTAATCGACACCACCGAAGAACGTACCGGTGCGGCAAGGGATTTCGATGTCAAGACCGGCAAGTGGGTGGCGACGGACACGGTGGCCATGTTCGCCCCGCTGCTGTCCGGGGGGCTGCCGCGTCCGCAGGAGTTGGCGCTGCTGCGACTGCTGGAAGGACCACGCTTCTGCGGCCACCCCGATCTGCGGTACGCACTGGTGCCGTCGACGTCGCCGGTGTCCCGGGACTTTCGTCCGCGCGAGTACTGGCGTGGCCCGGTGTGGCCGGTGCTCACCTGGCTGTTCTGTTGGGCGTTCGAGCGGCGTGGATGGAGCGAACGTGCGTTCCTGCTCCGGCAGGAGGGTTTACGGCAGGCGGGCGACGGCTCCTTTGCCGAGTACTACGAACCATTTACCGGTGCACCGCTGGGCAGCATGCAGCAATCCTGGACTGCCGCAGCGGTTCTGGACTGGCTGGGCTGA
- a CDS encoding alpha-ketoacid dehydrogenase subunit beta, translating into MSGALNAGLRASLEDDDKVIVMGEDVGKLGGVFRVTDGLQKDFGDHRVIDTPLAESGIIGTAVGLAMRGYRPVCEIQFDGFVYPAFDQIVSQVAKLHYRTKGAVGMPLTIRIPFGGGIGAVEHHSESPEAYFAHTAGLRVVACGSPQDAYDMIRQSVACDDPVIFFEPKRRYWEKGEVNLEDTAATALSLSSARIVRSGTAATVAAYGPMVAVATAAAEMAAAEGMSIEVVDLRSLSPVDFETLEASVRKTGRLVVVHEASVFMGLGAEIAARITERCFYHLEAPVLRVGGFALPYPANKVEHHFLPDAERVMDAVDRAIAA; encoded by the coding sequence ATGTCCGGCGCCCTGAACGCGGGTCTGCGTGCATCCCTGGAAGACGACGACAAGGTGATCGTCATGGGGGAGGATGTTGGCAAGCTCGGCGGGGTCTTCCGAGTCACCGACGGGCTGCAGAAAGACTTCGGCGACCATCGAGTCATCGATACACCGCTGGCCGAATCCGGAATCATCGGCACGGCGGTGGGTTTGGCCATGCGTGGATATCGCCCCGTGTGTGAGATCCAATTCGACGGCTTCGTGTACCCGGCCTTCGATCAGATCGTCAGTCAGGTGGCCAAGCTGCACTACCGCACCAAGGGGGCGGTGGGCATGCCGCTCACCATCCGCATCCCGTTCGGCGGTGGCATCGGTGCGGTGGAGCACCATTCGGAATCGCCTGAGGCCTACTTCGCCCACACGGCGGGCCTTCGGGTGGTGGCGTGTGGATCGCCGCAGGATGCCTACGACATGATCCGCCAGTCCGTGGCGTGTGATGACCCGGTCATCTTCTTCGAGCCCAAGCGGCGCTACTGGGAGAAGGGTGAGGTGAACCTGGAAGACACGGCGGCCACAGCCCTTTCCCTGTCGTCCGCCCGCATCGTCCGGTCTGGTACCGCGGCCACGGTGGCCGCATATGGCCCGATGGTCGCCGTCGCCACCGCGGCGGCGGAAATGGCCGCGGCCGAGGGGATGTCGATCGAGGTAGTCGATCTACGCTCCCTTTCGCCGGTTGACTTTGAGACGCTGGAGGCCTCGGTACGCAAGACGGGCCGGCTGGTGGTGGTCCACGAGGCATCGGTGTTCATGGGATTGGGGGCCGAGATCGCAGCACGCATTACCGAGCGGTGCTTCTACCACCTGGAGGCGCCGGTGCTACGGGTCGGCGGTTTCGCCCTTCCGTACCCCGCCAACAAGGTGGAGCATCACTTCCTGCCCGATGCGGAGCGGGTGATGGACGCCGTCGACCGCGCTATCGCCGCATAG
- a CDS encoding LpqN/LpqT family lipoprotein has translation MTTTRYSVRFAAATASVAALLAGTTAIALADPQPAPPAPVATPNAATSAPVAPAAAPNAPATPNAAAVPATAPTASTNPLQPAPPINGVAPATDGTLTEFFASKNVKLEPLTKNSHGAPRVSVPIPANWANVPDPNVPNAYQVIVSKANGTGLYQSNAQVTMSKLVGEFDTNEAISHGPVEVKALQGWQPTDASLVAYQGFPSSIVEGTFRQDGETLNTSRRSVIITQGKDRYLVQLAVTTTVGNAIAEAPATDLIVNGLRFGEGAPVTAPVADPNALADPDALPAAPVTPAPGTDPNAPAAPAPAVPGLPPLPTLPPLVPPAPPAA, from the coding sequence GTGACGACCACACGGTATTCAGTCAGGTTCGCGGCGGCCACGGCCTCCGTCGCGGCACTGCTCGCCGGGACCACCGCCATCGCACTGGCGGACCCCCAGCCGGCGCCTCCAGCACCGGTGGCCACTCCGAACGCCGCCACCTCGGCTCCCGTCGCACCGGCGGCGGCCCCCAACGCCCCCGCCACCCCGAACGCCGCCGCCGTTCCGGCGACCGCACCCACCGCGTCGACGAACCCCCTCCAGCCCGCCCCACCGATCAATGGGGTCGCACCCGCCACCGACGGCACGCTGACGGAGTTCTTCGCTTCCAAGAACGTCAAGCTGGAGCCGCTGACCAAGAACAGCCATGGGGCACCGCGCGTCAGCGTCCCGATTCCGGCGAACTGGGCGAACGTGCCGGATCCCAACGTTCCCAACGCGTACCAGGTGATCGTGAGCAAGGCCAACGGCACCGGGCTGTACCAGTCCAACGCGCAGGTCACGATGAGCAAGCTCGTCGGTGAGTTCGACACCAATGAGGCCATCTCGCACGGCCCCGTCGAGGTCAAGGCACTGCAGGGCTGGCAGCCGACCGATGCCTCGCTGGTTGCCTATCAGGGCTTCCCGTCTTCGATTGTGGAAGGCACCTTCCGTCAAGACGGTGAAACCCTCAACACCTCGCGCCGCTCCGTGATCATCACGCAGGGCAAGGACCGGTACCTGGTTCAGCTGGCCGTCACCACGACAGTCGGCAACGCCATCGCCGAGGCTCCCGCCACCGACCTCATCGTCAACGGCTTGCGCTTCGGTGAGGGCGCCCCGGTTACCGCCCCGGTAGCCGACCCCAACGCGCTCGCCGATCCGGATGCGCTGCCCGCGGCACCCGTAACGCCTGCTCCGGGCACCGACCCCAACGCTCCGGCTGCACCGGCGCCGGCAGTCCCGGGGCTGCCACCGCTGCCCACCCTGCCTCCGCTGGTGCCACCGGCACCGCCCGCGGCGTAA
- a CDS encoding Lrp/AsnC family transcriptional regulator: MTTLDATDAKLLLALTQTPRASGVELAQRLNLSRNTVQARLTRWDQHEALAGIDHQIVPRAMGYPMTAYVTARIDQHQLKGIGVALADVPEVVQVHGLAGADDLMIKVVAVDSDDLYRIAGNILDIPGITRTSIAIAMHELVAFRMTPLLRRLAGQD, translated from the coding sequence ATGACCACTCTGGACGCCACTGATGCGAAGTTGTTACTCGCGCTCACGCAAACACCCCGCGCGTCCGGCGTGGAGCTGGCGCAGCGACTGAATCTGTCCCGCAACACCGTGCAGGCCCGGCTGACCCGCTGGGACCAGCACGAGGCGCTGGCCGGTATCGACCACCAGATCGTGCCGCGCGCGATGGGCTATCCCATGACGGCCTACGTCACCGCGCGCATCGACCAACATCAGCTCAAGGGGATAGGCGTGGCGCTTGCCGATGTGCCGGAGGTGGTGCAGGTGCACGGCTTGGCGGGCGCCGACGATCTGATGATCAAGGTGGTGGCCGTCGACAGCGACGACCTATACCGAATCGCCGGGAACATCCTCGATATCCCCGGCATCACTCGCACGTCGATCGCGATTGCCATGCACGAGTTGGTGGCATTCCGGATGACCCCACTGCTGAGGCGCCTCGCCGGACAAGACTGA